TTTGGTTGGCAtatgaaaattttaaatatcactgttttcatttgtttttgtaatggaAGGCTGATTATTGTAGATTATTCTTgtatttgtgattattaattacgatgaacacaatttaaatggAATTATGTTTAGACCGTTGTTcatgttataattttatattaaaataaaatatttaaagtgaaacTAAACTTTTCTGTAGTACTAAGCCTCAAATTTCAAGTATTCATTGGAtagttttttgtctttaattaaaaacatgtaaaaatatgtatattattattataatgttaaactaaaactataatgaaaacaaaggaaaaaccCTCAGTATCTCAGTCATTCAAAATAACGTAAGTGGACTTAAAATAACTATTGAACTATTAAGTAATTGTGGCATCCAAATTCAATTAATTGCacatctctaaaaaaaaaacacacatttaccaATTCTGAGTtcatatctcgcaattctgactttttttttactttttaactttgACTTTTTTGGAATTTACATCTCAAATTTTTTTTACGTTACTaccacaaaatgcaaaataacgtTTTTTCTTCCAATCGCGAATTATCTCACAACTTTTCTTcttacaatttttacattttaaattaaatttgagaaAGTTTATGCATCGCAATTCCACTTTAATCTCCTGCAGTtctaaggaaagaaaaaaagaaaaaattattaaagaataatCGCAATTACCTTTTGAATTAGTTTGTTTCTGTGTTGCAAACAACACGCCACACTTTTCAGAGTCCATCTACTGCTTTGGTTAAAAATGGatcttatttttatgttttgcccGTCAGATCGAGCGAACAACTTCCCCCCTCTGCCGAAGTTCATGCGCATAAAGCCATGTTTTTACCAGAACGTGGATGAGGAAATCCCGCAGCCCTACCAGCAGCTCGTGCGTCGTATTTACAATCTTTGGATGCGTGAGTAAAGAAATCGAACCGTTATTTTAAGTAGTTCGGTTTCAGATTCTCCGCCATTTGACTGAAGCAACcgatttctgtttttcagtgtaCTGTATAACGCTGTGTGTCAATGTGGTGGCCTGCATAGCCTGGTGGGCCGGTGGAGGTGGAGCGGTCAACTTTGGCTTTGCGCTCCTCTGGCTGCTGGTTTTCAGCCCATGTAGCTACATCTGCTGGTTCAGGCCGCTCTATAAAGCGTTTCGGTGAGGAGCCCGTTTCGGAAAAGGAAAAAACGATGCTGAGGTTTTCAACTTCGATTGAACcggttttctctctctctctctcttttttttataggGCTGATAGTTCCTTCAACTTTATGTCGttcttcttcattttctttctgcaaTGTATTCTTGCCTTCATCCAGAGCCTCGGCCTATCAGGTTGGGGCGCTTGGTgagtaacatttaaatgttagcGTGCTCGGTGTTcgaagggatagttcacccaaaaatgctgtcattaattactctccctcgtgtcgttccaaagccgtaagacctttgttcatctccagaacacaaatgaagatattattaaatctgagagctttctggtCCTTCATAGAAAGCAGCTGTAATGTTCCCAGACTCGGAAACGTAGCAGGAGCATTGATAAAATAGTCCGCGGGGCACCAGGGGTTTAACAGTTATTTCACAAAGCTACGAAAATACTTTGTGTTAAATTTTGGTGTGATAAAATCTCgtcaaagtcatttttttccaaTATCGTGCAGCAATATATTCACGCGCATCTCGCCAGTAAAGCTGTTTCTTTGATTAGCAGCAAATCTCATCAAATAATGTTAACATTGAGAGAATATCAGCTACTATGGAAATCGATGGCTACCTTCAAACGTTTGGTTATCAGCGTTCTTCAGAGCATCTTCTTTTGCGCTCGACGGAAGAGAGAAattcgtacaggtttggaacgaaatAGATTCGATCGCTCTCATTCTTTCAATTTGTGTTGAAATTGGACGGTGTCTTTCCAGATTTAGCCTAGTGTCATGGGTATAGTACAGTATAGGGATGTTTCAGAAGGGTTGCTTCACACTCCGCCGTGTTGAAGAGCTCATGTTTATGTGATTCATCACCTCTAGTCAGAAACCAC
This window of the Puntigrus tetrazona isolate hp1 chromosome 22, ASM1883169v1, whole genome shotgun sequence genome carries:
- the scamp4 gene encoding secretory carrier-associated membrane protein 4, translated to MTDRANNFPPLPKFMRIKPCFYQNVDEEIPQPYQQLVRRIYNLWMLYCITLCVNVVACIAWWAGGGGAVNFGFALLWLLVFSPCSYICWFRPLYKAFRADSSFNFMSFFFIFFLQCILAFIQSLGLSGWGACGWIATVGFFGTNVVSAIFMLICTLLFTIDTVLMAFILIKVHRLYRGGGGSFQRAQEEWSTGAWKNAPVREAGFNAISETGPSLPQYPAAVPSYPESGPW